Proteins encoded together in one Coffea arabica cultivar ET-39 chromosome 2c, Coffea Arabica ET-39 HiFi, whole genome shotgun sequence window:
- the LOC113725665 gene encoding uncharacterized protein isoform X1: MAAGNHIQGMDDVALKPQLLRSLLREYIPDDKHPFRNPSDLSHVVSAVKTHRLLSEWAPSSTDQKLIDGWKSAVDAWVNRVSALASSSMPDKSWAGICLLGLTSQECSSERFLASYSEWFNKILSHIQPPSDSHFVRVASCASMFDLFTRLGGFPNAKKDGNSQASKLIQPVLKLLNEDSSDAFWEEAISLLCTLTNAFPSSLSRHYDNVESSIFSKFMSENCPFSIFKKLAHGLALLPKSRGDEDSWSLMMQKVLIFINNQLNVMFQGLEEEARSSEVVRLLLPPGKDPPPPLGGLTASAKISDQAMKRPEQVLVSRVSTLMTCCCTMLTDAYPVQVSVPVRSLVALVKRVLMVDGSFSQSSPFMTAMRQDLICLELPELHRCSLELLSSIVKGLRSQLLPHVADITRLLTEYFRTCTLPELRIKVYSIMKVLLMSMGIGIAIYLIQEVISNVLLDLDPHGHESGGSYSAAHSKTLEEALQQSFQRKRKHPTSAESVGDQSVKGGLEVETSQNMTAISVRIAALEALEALLNVAGAMRSDGWRSNIDRLLITVATNACKVGWADNNSTVVYGEATPIWADFQLAALRALLASLLSPGRVRPPHLAQGLELFRRGSRESGTKISEYCCHALLTLEVLIHPRALPFIDLQSAVDHYGSASLNLPEVHSADHRKSTSFHFSTQGKQPAQPESGDDDLYQRWLAIGDETDVNDPGKYTSSDKEPSGASTHPALEKLPHGDSPSERNKHECGEFGESMAVAADKVPVDGDEIMVDLLTQESYKQTEERDHIEGQISVATAGGHTATKSDGLVSGSATSADGHTDFVVAAGKDVSSSASKRNTMAMATEQCVAPTSSAKDVVTSQDDEYTRIVEKISATISNTGRGAGVVVEISDDASMDSLPDIVDGDPDSD, from the exons ATGGCGGCCGGTAATCACATTCAGGGCATGGACGACGTCGCATTGAAGCCTCAATTGCTGCGGTCACTTCTCAGGGAATACATCCCGGACGATAAACACCCCTTCAGAAACCCGTCGGACCTCTCTCACGTCGTATCTGCCGTCAAAACTCACCGCCTCCTCTCAGAATGGGCACCATCTTCCACCGACCAAAAGCTCATTGACGGCTGGAAGTCGGCCGTCGATGCCTGGGTCAATCGGGTCTCCGCCCTTGCTTCCAGCAGCATG CCCGATAAATCTTGGGCTGGAATATGCTTGCTAGGATTGACAAGTCAGGAATGCAGTTCAGAGCGTTTTTTGGCTTCCTACTCAGAATGGTTCAACAAGATCTTGTCTCATATTCAG CCTCCATCAGATTCCCATTTCGTGAGGGTCGCTTCTTGTGCCTCAATGTTTGATCTATTCACAAG GTTGGGTGGATTTCCTAATGCGAAGAAAGATGGGAATTCGCAAGCCTCTAAGCTTATTCAACCAGTACTGAAGCTATTAAATGAGGATAGCTCTGATGCCTTCTGG GAAGAAGCTATTTCCTTATTGTGCACGCTTACAAATGCTTTTCCATCTTCTCTCAGTCGACACTACGATAAT GTTGAATCCTCTATATTTTCGAAATTTATGTCAGAGAATTGTCCTTTCAGTATATTCAAG AAACTTGCTCATGGCCTGGCCTTACTTCCAAAATCCAGAGGAGATGAGGATAGCTGGTCACTGATGATGCAGAAGGTCTTGATATTCATAAATAATCAACTAAATGTTATGTTCCAAGGTCTAGAAGAAG AGGCCAGAAGTAGTGAGGTAGTGAGGCTGTTACTTCCCCCAGGGAAGGACCCCCCTCCTCCCTTAGGAGGGCTAACAGCATCAGCCAAAATCTCAGATCAGGCAATGAAGAGGCCTGAACAAGTATTAGTTTCAAGAGTCTCTACCCTGATGACCTGCTGTTGCACAATGCTTACTGATGCTTATCCTGTTCAG GTTTCTGTGCCTGTTCGTTCACTGGTAGCTCTTGTTAAGAGAGTGCTGATGGTGGATGGCTCATTCTCACAATCCTCCCCTTTTATGACTGCCATGAGACAGGACTTGATTTGTTTAGAACTTCCTGAATTGCATAGGTGCAGCCTGGAGCTTCTGAGTTCTATTGTAAAGGGACTTCGCAG TCAGTTGTTGCCACATGTGGCAGATATCACACGATTGCTAACAGAATATTTTAGGACATGCACCCTGCCAGAGCTAAGGATTAAGGTTTACTCAATTATGAAAGTTTTGCTGATGTCCATGGGGATTG GGATTGCAATATATCTGATCCAGGAAGTTATAAGCAATGTATTGCTTGATCTGGATCCTCATGGTCATGAGAGTGGTGGCTCGTACTCTGCTGCACACTCAAAGACTTTAGAGGAAGCACTGCAACAATCTTTTCAGAGAAAAAGGAAGCATCCAACTTCAGCTGAATCTGTTGGAGACCAATCTGTTAAAGGTGGTCTGGAAGTGGAGACATCCCAAAATATGACTGCAATATCTGTCAGGATTGCTGCATTAGAGGCATTAGAAGCTCTTTTGAATGTG GCTGGTGCTATGAGATCAGATGGTTGGCGATCAAATATTGATCGTCTCCTTATAACAGTTGCAACAAATGCCTGCAAAGTGGGATGGGCTGACAACAATAGTACTGTAGTTTATGGTGAAGCTACTCCTATATGGGCAGACTTCCAACTTGCTGCTTTACGCGCACTTTTGGCATCCCTTCTTTCTCCTGGTCGTGTTCGCCCTCCACATCTTGCTCAGGGTCTCGAACTTTTTCGTAGAG GCAGTCGAGAATCTGGAACAAAAATTTCTGAATATTGCTGTCATGCCCTTTTGACCTTGGAAGTGCTCATACATCCTAGGGCCCTTCCATTTATAGATCTTCAATCAGCAGTTGACCATTATGGTAGTGCTAGCCTCAACCTTCCAGAAGTACACTCTGCAGATCACAGAAAGAGCACTTCATTTCATTTTAGCACACAAGGAAAGCAACCTGCTCAGCCAGAGTCTGGGGATGATGATCTGTACCAAAGGTGGTTGGCAATTGGTGATGAAACAGATGTCAATGACCCTGGAAAATATACCAGCAGCGATAAAGAACCCTCTGGGGCCTCTACCCATCCAGCACTAGAAAAGCTTCCTCATGGTGATTCTCCTTCCGaaagaaataagcatgaatgTGGTGAATTTGGGGAATCAATGGCTGTTGCAGCTGACAAAGTACCAGTAGATGGGGATGAGATAATGGTTGACTTGCTGACTCAGGAAAGCTACAAGCAGACAGAGGAACGTGATCATATTGAAGGGCAAATATCGGTTGCTACAGCTGGTGGTCATACTGCCACCAAATCGGATGGACTGGTTTCAGGGAGTGCTACATCAGCTGATGGTCATACAGATTTTGTTGTAGCAGCAGGAAAAGATGTCTCTTCTTCAGCAAGTAAAAGAAACACTATGGCTATGGCTACCGAGCAGTGTGTCGCGCCAACATCATCTGCGAAGGATGTGGTGACAAGCCAAGATGATGAATACACTAGGATTGTGGAAAAGATTTCTGCTACAATATCAAACACAGGAAGGGGCGCGGGAGTGGTGGTAGAAATCAGTGACGACGCTTCAATGGATTCACTTCCTGATATTGTTGATGGTGATCCCGACTCTGACTGA
- the LOC113725665 gene encoding uncharacterized protein isoform X2, with the protein MFDLFTRLGGFPNAKKDGNSQASKLIQPVLKLLNEDSSDAFWEEAISLLCTLTNAFPSSLSRHYDNVESSIFSKFMSENCPFSIFKKLAHGLALLPKSRGDEDSWSLMMQKVLIFINNQLNVMFQGLEEEARSSEVVRLLLPPGKDPPPPLGGLTASAKISDQAMKRPEQVLVSRVSTLMTCCCTMLTDAYPVQVSVPVRSLVALVKRVLMVDGSFSQSSPFMTAMRQDLICLELPELHRCSLELLSSIVKGLRSQLLPHVADITRLLTEYFRTCTLPELRIKVYSIMKVLLMSMGIGIAIYLIQEVISNVLLDLDPHGHESGGSYSAAHSKTLEEALQQSFQRKRKHPTSAESVGDQSVKGGLEVETSQNMTAISVRIAALEALEALLNVAGAMRSDGWRSNIDRLLITVATNACKVGWADNNSTVVYGEATPIWADFQLAALRALLASLLSPGRVRPPHLAQGLELFRRGSRESGTKISEYCCHALLTLEVLIHPRALPFIDLQSAVDHYGSASLNLPEVHSADHRKSTSFHFSTQGKQPAQPESGDDDLYQRWLAIGDETDVNDPGKYTSSDKEPSGASTHPALEKLPHGDSPSERNKHECGEFGESMAVAADKVPVDGDEIMVDLLTQESYKQTEERDHIEGQISVATAGGHTATKSDGLVSGSATSADGHTDFVVAAGKDVSSSASKRNTMAMATEQCVAPTSSAKDVVTSQDDEYTRIVEKISATISNTGRGAGVVVEISDDASMDSLPDIVDGDPDSD; encoded by the exons ATGTTTGATCTATTCACAAG GTTGGGTGGATTTCCTAATGCGAAGAAAGATGGGAATTCGCAAGCCTCTAAGCTTATTCAACCAGTACTGAAGCTATTAAATGAGGATAGCTCTGATGCCTTCTGG GAAGAAGCTATTTCCTTATTGTGCACGCTTACAAATGCTTTTCCATCTTCTCTCAGTCGACACTACGATAAT GTTGAATCCTCTATATTTTCGAAATTTATGTCAGAGAATTGTCCTTTCAGTATATTCAAG AAACTTGCTCATGGCCTGGCCTTACTTCCAAAATCCAGAGGAGATGAGGATAGCTGGTCACTGATGATGCAGAAGGTCTTGATATTCATAAATAATCAACTAAATGTTATGTTCCAAGGTCTAGAAGAAG AGGCCAGAAGTAGTGAGGTAGTGAGGCTGTTACTTCCCCCAGGGAAGGACCCCCCTCCTCCCTTAGGAGGGCTAACAGCATCAGCCAAAATCTCAGATCAGGCAATGAAGAGGCCTGAACAAGTATTAGTTTCAAGAGTCTCTACCCTGATGACCTGCTGTTGCACAATGCTTACTGATGCTTATCCTGTTCAG GTTTCTGTGCCTGTTCGTTCACTGGTAGCTCTTGTTAAGAGAGTGCTGATGGTGGATGGCTCATTCTCACAATCCTCCCCTTTTATGACTGCCATGAGACAGGACTTGATTTGTTTAGAACTTCCTGAATTGCATAGGTGCAGCCTGGAGCTTCTGAGTTCTATTGTAAAGGGACTTCGCAG TCAGTTGTTGCCACATGTGGCAGATATCACACGATTGCTAACAGAATATTTTAGGACATGCACCCTGCCAGAGCTAAGGATTAAGGTTTACTCAATTATGAAAGTTTTGCTGATGTCCATGGGGATTG GGATTGCAATATATCTGATCCAGGAAGTTATAAGCAATGTATTGCTTGATCTGGATCCTCATGGTCATGAGAGTGGTGGCTCGTACTCTGCTGCACACTCAAAGACTTTAGAGGAAGCACTGCAACAATCTTTTCAGAGAAAAAGGAAGCATCCAACTTCAGCTGAATCTGTTGGAGACCAATCTGTTAAAGGTGGTCTGGAAGTGGAGACATCCCAAAATATGACTGCAATATCTGTCAGGATTGCTGCATTAGAGGCATTAGAAGCTCTTTTGAATGTG GCTGGTGCTATGAGATCAGATGGTTGGCGATCAAATATTGATCGTCTCCTTATAACAGTTGCAACAAATGCCTGCAAAGTGGGATGGGCTGACAACAATAGTACTGTAGTTTATGGTGAAGCTACTCCTATATGGGCAGACTTCCAACTTGCTGCTTTACGCGCACTTTTGGCATCCCTTCTTTCTCCTGGTCGTGTTCGCCCTCCACATCTTGCTCAGGGTCTCGAACTTTTTCGTAGAG GCAGTCGAGAATCTGGAACAAAAATTTCTGAATATTGCTGTCATGCCCTTTTGACCTTGGAAGTGCTCATACATCCTAGGGCCCTTCCATTTATAGATCTTCAATCAGCAGTTGACCATTATGGTAGTGCTAGCCTCAACCTTCCAGAAGTACACTCTGCAGATCACAGAAAGAGCACTTCATTTCATTTTAGCACACAAGGAAAGCAACCTGCTCAGCCAGAGTCTGGGGATGATGATCTGTACCAAAGGTGGTTGGCAATTGGTGATGAAACAGATGTCAATGACCCTGGAAAATATACCAGCAGCGATAAAGAACCCTCTGGGGCCTCTACCCATCCAGCACTAGAAAAGCTTCCTCATGGTGATTCTCCTTCCGaaagaaataagcatgaatgTGGTGAATTTGGGGAATCAATGGCTGTTGCAGCTGACAAAGTACCAGTAGATGGGGATGAGATAATGGTTGACTTGCTGACTCAGGAAAGCTACAAGCAGACAGAGGAACGTGATCATATTGAAGGGCAAATATCGGTTGCTACAGCTGGTGGTCATACTGCCACCAAATCGGATGGACTGGTTTCAGGGAGTGCTACATCAGCTGATGGTCATACAGATTTTGTTGTAGCAGCAGGAAAAGATGTCTCTTCTTCAGCAAGTAAAAGAAACACTATGGCTATGGCTACCGAGCAGTGTGTCGCGCCAACATCATCTGCGAAGGATGTGGTGACAAGCCAAGATGATGAATACACTAGGATTGTGGAAAAGATTTCTGCTACAATATCAAACACAGGAAGGGGCGCGGGAGTGGTGGTAGAAATCAGTGACGACGCTTCAATGGATTCACTTCCTGATATTGTTGATGGTGATCCCGACTCTGACTGA